A window of Corvus cornix cornix isolate S_Up_H32 chromosome 4, ASM73873v5, whole genome shotgun sequence contains these coding sequences:
- the TEX261 gene encoding protein TEX261 — protein sequence MWFMYVLSWLSLLVQVAFVTLAIAAGLYYLAELIEEYTVVTRRIIKYMIWFSSAVLVGLYLFEQFPGFLVGMGLFTNLVYFGLLQTFPFIVLTSSNFILSCVLVVLNHYLAFQYFAEEFYLFSEVLAYFTFCLWLIPFAFFVSLSAGENVLPCTVQPGDDVVSNYFTKGKRGKRSGILLVFSFLKEAVLPSRQKIF from the exons ATGTGGTTCATGTACGTGCTCAGCTGGCTGTCCCTGCTCGTGCAGGTGGCTTTCGTCACCCTGGCCATCG CGGCCGGGCTCTATTACCTGGCAGAGCTCATCGAGGAGTACACGGTGGTCACCAGGAGGATCATCAAATACATGATCTGG TTTTCCTCGGCCGTGCTGGTGGGGCTGTACCTGTTCGAGCAATTCCCGGGATTTTTGGTGGGAATGGGACTCTTCACCAACCTCGTGTATTTCGGATTGCTCCAGACTTTCCCTTTCATCGTCCTCACCTCCTCCAACTTCATCCTGTCCTGCG tgctggtTGTGCTCAATCATTACCTGGCATTCCAATATTTTGCCGAGGAATTCTACCTCTTCTCCGAG GTCCTGGCCTATTTCACCTTCTGCCTGTGGCTCATCCCCTTCGCCTTCTTCGTGTCGCTGTCGGCCGGGGAGAACGTCCTGCCCTGCACCGTGCAGCCGGGAG ACGACGTCGTCTCCAACTATTTCACcaaggggaaaagagggaagcGCTCCGGGATTCTCctggttttctccttcctcaaGGAAGCCGTCCTTCCCAGCCGCCAGAAGATCTTCTGA
- the LOC120409959 gene encoding neurofilament medium polypeptide-like → MAWAGDGVGGHLTALLESGSSEEEEEEEEADEEAAAGQHRPSLDPEPGDTEARLAQLEQASQELLAELAALDTEVELEPLSRRRAEAFSAQVKEENKRLERLSLALSPEVTPEVTPEEVTPEVTPEVTPEVTPEVTPAQCSGQQLPGEPGVSHPTLGWDPTPSQSHGSHPTPSQSHGPGESDTETQPRAPKPKRFPFPILFSRGGNSGSWQPVGSGWGHTCGVGTSPTLHGQGIP, encoded by the exons ATGGCCTGGGCTGGGGACGGAGTCGGGGGACACCTCACGG CCCTCCTGGAGTCCGGGAGcagcgaggaggaggaggaggaggaggaggcggatgaagaggcagctgctggacag CACCGCCCATCCCTGGACCCGGAGCCCGGTGACACCGAGGCTCGGCTGGCCCAGCTGGAGCAAG CGTCGCAGGAGCTGCTGGCCGAGCTGGCGGCGCTGGACACCGAGGTGGAGCTGGAGCCGCTGAGCCGGCGGCGAGCCGAGGCCTTCAGTGCCCag GTGAAGGAGGAGAACAAGCGGCTGGAGAGGCTCAGCCTGGCCCTGAGCCCAGAGGTGACCCCAGAGGTGACCCCAGAGGAGGTGACCCCTGAAGTGACCCCAGAGGTGACCCCTGAAGTGACCCCAGAGGTGACCCCTGCCCAGTGCTccgggcagcagctcccaggtgaGCCTGGGGTGTCCCATCCCACTCTGGGATGGgatcccaccccatcccaatcccatggatcccatcccaccccatctcAGTCCCACGG ACCCGGCGAAAGCGACACCGAAACCCAACCGCGAGCGCCGAAACCGAAGCGCTTCCCCTTTCCCATCCTGTTTTCCCGAGGCGGCAATTCCGGCTCTTGGCAGCCTGTGGGATCGGGGTGGGGACACACTTGTGGGGTTGGGACATCCCCAAccctccatgggcagggaattCCCTGA